The Rosa rugosa chromosome 1, drRosRugo1.1, whole genome shotgun sequence genomic sequence AGAGGAGGTTAGGGATAGTTGTCAAAGAAAGAGTAGAAGTTTTGCTATCATAGATTTAGGCATTTAGGTGATTAGTGCATAGGTGGGTATTGCGTAAGTATGGAGGTTTAAGTGTATAGAAAAGATAGAGACCAAATTTGTGTTTaagtatatataattttttttttttttttggtattctTAACTGATTTCGATATTTTTAATCTGAAAGACAGAAAGAGTCACTTAGCTGTAGATATCACTGCATATATTAACCTACTTGAACCTCCTTTCCAACATCTGTATTGACCTTCTTAATTCATAAGTTTCATTCTTTGATAACTGCATATCATCCCATAGCAAAAACAGATTAATCATAACCAAAAAAATGATGAGATGTAAATGAGACGTAGATGCATTTTATACACAAGTGAATAAATACCAAATTGACGTCCAGTTTCAATATGTATTCCTTTTATTACACTCTGTGTACAATCCACACTGATATATCAAACCTCCTTTTCTCTATATTGGTTTTGCAGGTGAGGCTTACTCTTGAAGAGCCGAAACATAAAACAAGAGACTTTGGAAATCTAATTTTGAAGGCTCGGTATTGATTCCATTCTCCCTCTGATTATCTATACCAACCTCATTTATGTACTGTTGTTGAAAGTTACACATTTTGTTGAGCAATAAGTGATTGCTAAATTATAATACCAAACAAAACTCTATTTGGAAGctaaattataataaattataatACCTCCTTTTCTCTATACCAAACAATGTGATTGCTAAATTATAATACCTTGGTTATGTTTTTTGGCAGCTTAATGATTAATTTTCAAATTTGATTGTTCTTTGGTTTGTGTTTTTCAGATTATATGCAAAGAAGTGTGTGTATTATTCTTCTGCCGCTGTTCCTCTGTACATTGTTTGGAAGTATCTCACCGTCTTATTGCTATTCAGGTATGTAGTTAACATAGAATTGATATGTTCATATTGATGTTCATTATTGGTATTAATGCAAATTAGTTAGTAATTTAGTGATGATATGTTTGGGGATGCTATTTGGTTCAGTTTTTTACATTCTGATTCAAAATGATGTAAAGTTTGTACTTAGATTCATGCTGTGTTTACGTAATGTATTACTTTCAGTTTGAATTTGATGATTTTTTGGATCATCTCATGATTGATTCTAAAAATGTTAAGAATGATTCAAATTGGATATAAACTTCTATTGTATTTCATCGGTGATTCATTTATAGTTTCTGTGTCTAAAGTGTTATCATAtagtgtaaattttttttttttcattctgcaGATCTAGAGGACAGCGTGCTGTCAGTCTCTTTTGCTGTTTTGGGTTTAGATAGAAATTTTACAGGTAGTTTTGTATTCAGTTTACCGCTGATATTCAGTTTATGTTATGGAAGAGGTGATTAATAGGTTATTGTTAGTGTGTGTCTATCTATGAGACTATGAATGGACTTACAAATTATCATTATTAGAGATAATTGTCTGAAATTTAAACTGGATTACATATTTGAATGCAGTGATGGCACCAAAAACTATGATGAGAGGAGCAAAAAGATTGTTAGAACAGTGTGATGTTGAAAATCGTCAGAATCAACAGAAAATTCAACGAATCTGCAGTGGTGAGGGCTTTGTTGCAACAAGAACTAGATGTAATCGTGTTGATCAGGTTAAATCACGTAGATGGAAAACAGGTGGGTCTATTTTATGTCCTTTGAAATGTTGATCTATGCAAATAGTTTTTGGCAAAAACTGGTCTTTCTTTAGAAATATAAACTAATTGACATTGTTTGATTTTTGATTATAGTGTCTTATCCAGAAATTGCTGAAGTATCAAATAGCGACAACCAAAATATCACTGCAGTTGCAAACGAAAATCCGCATATGATTACAGAAGgtaaattttttaattaatttaatttatggccttaatttTAACGAGACTGTTGTTCTGCTGTATTTCCTTTTCCTGTACTAATAACTTTATATCtacttcaattttgttttcaaattattCAGTTTTGTCGTCTCTATTTTTATTCAATCAAATTTCAGTTGGTTTCAAATTTTAGTCTTCAATAAGAAACAGAGTATTACAAGTATGACTTCTGAAGTCTTTAGTTTGGAACCGAATTAGGTGTTAATTTCAGTTGGTTTTGTTTCGTTCTGTCTCCTGTATCACTCTTAATTAAGTTTTGCCGGTAATGCTCATATCACAATACAGCTTCTGTGTTTTTGTTACTCATCTTTTCTAAACTCAGATGCAGTAATTGTTCAGACTTGGTATACATTTGCCATTTCTATTAGTGAATTTATTTCCCCTGATGATTAAAGGAAGGAGAAATTTTTCAGGTTGATTGAATTAATTGATACAGCAGCATTAAGTTTTCAGCATATAGCTTTTATTAAATAGTTCAGTAAATTAAAATATTGCAGCATTAGCATTGATACGGGTCTAAATTTCTGCAAATTGATAGTAACTAACTGTCATCACATCATTATAATTTTAATGAACAATGTAACTAACTGTTTACAAATTTTGTATGCAGGTCAGTACTCTCATCCATTTGGTCAAGCATCATATCAAAGAAGCAAGCAAGGTTATTGGCATGTGATAATTCTTACGCattattttcaaaaaataattatCATATTTGTTTGACTAACAAAAGTGAAATTTCTCATTGCAGGATCAATTGTAAAATATGAGGATTCGGGTGATAATGTTCATGAATGTGACTATTGCAATGCATCTTTTTGGTTCGGAGAAGCTGTTAAGCAATCATCTTCAAATGAGCCTCTCATTTATACAAAATGTTGCAAAAGAGGTCAAATCAAAATTGAGCAGCCAAAACCAACACCAATTTTTCTTGAAAGATTATTAGATCCAAACAATGGTTCAGAAAGTAAACTTTTCAGAGAAAATATAAGAGTTTACAATTCGATGTTCTCTTTTACATCAATGGGAGCGAAAATTGATTATAAGATAAATAGTGGTTCAGGTCCATATGTTTTTAAAATTAGTGGTCAAGTCCATCATTTAATGGGTTCTGTATTACCTTCTGATGGAGAATGTCCTAAATATGCTCAGTTATACATATATGATACAAAAAATGAGATTTCAAATCGTATCAATGCTATTGATCCAGATCATGTTAATCAAAATATCAAACCAGATATTGTCGAAGGACTTATTAAAATGTTTGATGAGACTAATGAATTAGTTAAAGAATTTCGAATGATAAGAGATAAATTTGAAAATCATTCTCTGCCTTCATTAAATATGAGTATACTTAATCGCCAAGCTACTGATAGTAAGCAATATGAAGAACCAACAAGTGATGAAATTAGTGGTTTGATAGTTGGTGATATTGGAGAACATAATTCAAATAAAGATGTAATTATTGAATCAAACAGTGGACATTTACAACGTATTTCTAAAATACATCCAAAATATATGTCACTACAATATCCAATACTTTTCCCATATGGTGAAGATGGatataaaataaatttattaaTGCAACAATTGACAGAAAATCGTACACAGAAAAGACAAAGAGTATCAATGCGAGCTTATATTACATATCAGATTCAAGACAGAAATAATATAACAAACACTTTATTAAAAGGTGGACGACTATTTCAACAATTTTTAGTCGATGCTTATGCAACAGTTGAAGAAGATCGCTTAGATTGGATTAGAAAAAATCAAAGTAATTTTCGAAGTGAAGTTTTTAAAGACATTTATACTGCAGATTCAGCTGGAATTAAAAGAGGTTTTGATTTAGgacaaaaaattattttaccAAGTTCTCATACTGGTAGTCCTAGAGATATGATAAATAATTATCAAGATGCCATGGCAATTTGCAGACAGTACGGTAATCCTGATTTATTTATAACTTTTACATGCAATGTTAAATGGCCTGAAATACAAAGATATTTTAAGAACAATCCCAACTGTAAAGTTGAAGACAGACCTGACATAATTTCGAGAATGTTTAATATGAAATTACAAAATATGATTGCTTATATTAAATCCGGTGAACCTTTCGGACAAATTGACGCAGATGTTTGCACAATAGAATTTCAAAAAAGAGGACTCCCTCATGCTCATATGTTGTTTTGGTTACAAAAAGATTATAAATGTTATACACCAACTGATATTGATTCTATTATTTCTGCAGAATTGCCAGATAAAAATATTGATCCAGAACTTTTTAAAATAGTTAGCCAATTTATGATTCATGGACCTTGCGGACAAATAAATCCAAAATCTCCTTGCATGAGAGACGGAAAATGTTCTAAATTTTTTCCAAAACCATATAATACAGATACTACATTTGAAACAAATGCACCTCCAATATACAGACGTCGTAATGACCATACAAAATTTGTTGTAAAAAATAATATACAAATTGGAAATAATTTTGTTGTGCCCTATAATTCAAATTTATTATTAAGATATAATGCTCATATTAACGTTGAATTATGCTCTCAatctatgttaattaaatatctATTTAAATACATAAATAAAGGTCCAGATAGAGCCCGAGTTTTATTTTATGAAAATCTAAATGATGAAATTACAACTTATCTTAATTGTCGTTATTTAACTGCCCACGAATCTGTCTGGAGATTATTTGAATATTCAATTCATTCTCGACATCCAGCTGTCCAACATTTACAAATTCATCTGCCTTTACAACAAAATATCGTTTTTAATGAATATCAATCTCTACAAtcaataataaaacaaaaaagtacAGAAGATACTATGCTCACTGGATGGTTTAAAGCAAATTCAACTTATTCAAATGCATCTGAATTAACTTATACACAATTTCCCACCAAATTTGTTTGGGACGATAATAAAAAATTTTGGAAACCAAGAAAACAATGTCAAACAATTGGTCGAATAGCATATGTACATCCAGCAAAAGGTGAATTATATTTTATGAGAATGTTATTAAATATTCAAAAAGGTTGTCACAATTATGATTCAATAAAAACAATAAATGGTATCACATATACTTCTTATCAGGAAGCTTGCCGAGTTTTAGGTTTATTAGGCGATGATAAAGAATGGATTGAAGCATTAACAGATTCTTTACATACTGCAACAGCTTCTGAAATCCGTCAACTTTTTGTTACAATAATTTTATATTGTGAAGTTGCAAATCCTCAAATGCTATTAGATTCACATTGGTtcaatatgtgtgatgatattTTGCATAAAGCCAGAGTTCAACTAGGAAATCCAAATCTCATTTTGTCAGAATCAGAATTAAAAAATGAACTATTATTTGAATTAGAAcaattatttaataaattatcaAGTTCATTAAAAGACCATAAATTACCAATGCCTGATACAGATAAATTATTACAATTGAATAACaaattattaagagaagaattAGATTATGATTGTCTTCAGCTAAAATATCAACATATAAATTTGGTAGCTCAATTAAATCCATGTCAAAGAATTGTCTATGATGAAGTtattaaagcaattgaagaaAAAACATTTAATACTTTTTTTGTTCACGGTTATGGAGGAACTGGTAAAAcatttttatggcatacaaTAATAAGCAAATTAAGATCTGAAGGAAAAATTGTTTTAGCTGTTGCTTCATCTGGAATTGCTTCACTATTACTTCCAAATGGTAGAACTGCTCATTCTCGATTTAAAATACCTCTGACAGTCAATAGCTTATCAATATGTCCAATAAAAAAAGGTACTCATCTTGCAAAATTAATTGATAAAGCAGAATTAATTATTTGGGATGAAGCTCCAATGTGTAATAAACACTGTTTTGAAGCACTAGATAAATCTTTACGTGATATTCTATCAGATCCAAATAACAAACCATTTGGTGGTAAACCTATATTATTGGGCGGAGATTTTCGACAGATTCTACCTGTTATTACAGGAGGAACCAAAGAACAGATAATTGAAGCTTCATTAAATAGTTCATACCTATGGTCATCATTTAAAATATTCAACCTAACAGAGAACATGAGactatcaaaaaaaaatttaactgatgaagaaaaaataaatatttcaaCTTTTGCAAATTGGTTATTACAAATTGGAGAAGGTCGTATATGTTCAATTAATGATGAGAATGATAGAGATGCATCTTGGGTTGAAATTCCAAGCGATTTACTTATTTATACTTATACAAATCCAATAGAAGCAATTTTTCTTGCAACTTATTCAGATTTTACCATCAATTACAATGACTTTAACTATTTAAAAGAACGTGCAATTGTTACACCACGAAATGCAACAGTTCGAGATATAAATGATTACGCTATAAACTTATTACCAGGTAACAAAACAACTTATTTAAGTGCAGACAATATTGTATTGAATTctggaaataatgaaaatatgaagattttaTATCCGATAGAATTTTTGAATAAACTTGAATTTAATGGATTACCACCACAtgaattaattttgaaaatagGAATGCCTATCATGTTATTAAGAAATTTAAATCAAGCTTCTGGCTTATGTAATGGTACAAGATTAATAGTAACAAAATTATTTGATCGATTAATAGAAGCAAAAATATTAACAGGAGACAACATAGGTCAAAAAGTTTTTATACCTAGAATTGTTCTTACTGCATCTGAAAACAAATGGCCGTTTATTTTTAAAAGGCGACAATTTCCGATAAGACCATGTTACGCTATGACTATTAATAAAAGTCAAGGTCAATCACTAAATCAAGTTGGCATATATTTACCGGAACCTGTTTTTACTCATGGACAATTATATGTTGCACTTTCGAGAGTTACATCAAGAAatggattgaaaattttgataaacaacaacaacaatatacCAAATAAATATACTAAAAATATAGTTTATAAAGATGTATTGCTAAAtttataaatagaaaaaaaaaaaacaaaattatgatACCAAGCTAAAATTTGatatatttcaatttttgatTTACAAAAATTCAATTATATTCTGAGTTATAAATACTTCACATTTTTTGAAATTGTAAAGCATCTTATGATTtgaattaacaaataaaacGAATCAATACAAATACTGAAAGTGTACATATTTTACATCTCTAACATACAATATTTTTTTCATGACACTTTAACATACGTATTTAATATATGAATGTGCACAAATTCCATGTGACACAATTgattataaataaaataaacaattgATAAAAGTCAAGACAAAAGTCAACATGACTAAAAGAGAAGAAACCCAATACATGCTCCCAGCTATACTTGCAATTCGTTTCAATGTGTATAATTTGAGTGCAAAACAATGGAGTCTCAATTGCCTTCAGCCTATACCATTGAAAATTGATGAAAATGATATGAAACAGATAACTGAAGCAGTGAAGCTAAACCAGAATATCATCAGCAAGAGTCCAAACAAAATGAACACTGCAGAGGATTCTACATCACAAACAAACAGTGTTCAAAAGGGATTAAGTCTATGATTACATTTTTGCCCTGAATCCCTGGGTATATAAGCGATATCTCCATCACTTTCTCAATTCCAGTAGTCTCCATCGATATCAATGCCTGTTGTTAGGCAATTTCAAGCTTATCCATCACAATCAGTCTGAACAAAAGCTTGGTAAAATTTCACTTCCATATTATTCGGCTTTATCTATTCTGTTACATTATAAATCTCTTCTTTTAATTGAATTAAAGCTTGAATGGTATTTGGAAAACAGGAAACAAATTGTTTCAATGGAAATATGTACAGTTTCTTTAGAGCTAATTGcctttttgggttttctttgcAGCTCAAAACTTGAAGGAAGGTCACCAAGTTGCAGGCTCTCGCTCTCACACGAAGTATCATTAAGTTTCGTTTTATTAGCTTATTTGCCAGATTTGGGGAATAGTTTTCAGCAAGAAAAGAGGTATGTATTGATTTGGGTTTGTATCGGTTGCTTATAATCTCACTGTTACTGAGAAGTCAATCCCTGGTAGAGATTACTTTTTATTTCAAAACTACTTTTCATTTGTCTAAAAATCAATTGATCTAAAATTAGCTTtccataatttgcagtttttgcAAAACGTTGGGCACTCAGTTTCATCTCCTAATTCAAAAGTGAGACTTCAATCTTATACTCTTTGTCTTCTCTAATCTAAGTACATTGCTTTCTTTCAAAAATGATCAAGTAATTGGTCCTTTGTTCAGTGCATTGAGAGGCCACAAACGTGACCACACACAGTCTTCAGTCAAGTCATCTGTTGAACTGAAATGCTTTTATAGCTGTTTTTACCCCAATTCGTTAGTTCTTTCTGCTTTGTTTGTACAAATAAGCATATCTTTTCTcttactttttgttttgtggaatTTCTGAAGTGCAGGGTTTAGAACATCAAATTAAGTTATAGGTGTTCTTCAGATTAAGTTTCAGATCACAACCCTTGCAAATGCAATTGAAGAGATGTTAGGTACGTCCATTCTGTAGCATATGTCCTAATTGATACTTTGACATTTCTCATGTACTGCTTAGAATATTGTGTACACACATCATATTTGTATATTTACTTTCTTTGTTTCCTTCTTAGAATATCAAAGATAATTTAATTTGAATATAAGCATTGATAAATGCTTTGTACTACAGTAGTTGGGTTTCCATTTTACTGCGCAAACTGgacaatatatatattgaatccAAGTACTTTAGTTGTTTGCCTCTTAGAATATCAAACAAATATGATAAATGCTTGGCTGTAATTTTTATTTCGAGGATAACCCTTGGATTGGCAGTACACTGATCATATTAAAAGCCAAATATTGGCAAGACTAACAGAAGAGCTATATCTCTTACGTGAAAATCACTAAGAAACAAATTCTCAGACAAATTCAACATGCTTTGGtctttcatttttgtttcctATACAAAAATGATCTTTTGTTCTGTATAAGTTCAATGCCATTTCTCCACTATAGATTGCTCAAAAGTCATTGGTAGAAGACTCATCGAAGCAGCTAAAATAACAGCTGACTTAAGTGGGGCAATAGCCCTTACCCGATGATAGAATGTCCATCACCTGAAGCTTTAAAACATCGGACCCACCAAAAGTTGGCAAAGGTAATGACAAGGATTCCTCTATCTGAAAAACTGGAAAAGGGTGAGCTGAGCAATACAGTTTATGTTCTTCCCAATTTTGTTTATAAGCGTGTGCTTCTTTACATTACTTCTTTTAATGGGTACAGAGTGACAGTGGTAGAGAAACTGAGAACAAAGCTGCAGCTCATCAAACCTATCTAGCACGAACTTTGTAGCACCCAAGTGGCCAAGTATGTGCAACATAAAAAAAGTTACGCTAGAAGAACATAGAATGGTTTCAAACAGGCTCTATAGGTCGGTGAAAAAGTAAGACATCTTATTTTGAGTAAGCCTTTTGTTATATGTCTTCTCTAGCAATTGTCATGATGTAATGATTCTGATACTTGGTGTTGTGTTATAATCTCTAGGTTCACACAGAGGAACATTCTAAGGATTTACCCCAAAGAAACTTAAAGTTGCCTCCTCAAATTACCAACCACATATTGAATGGATGCATGGAGCTCAAATGGTTGTGTCTAATGTGCAGGTTAGTTttccagtttcatgaaactgatTAAAACCTGATAATATGTCAGTGACCTTGACCGATAACAAATATAACCTAACTGCACATAAAATTTTATGACAGGGATGTGATAACTCACGATGGTTCATGCATGGGATGTTTAGAGCCAATGATGAGGCACTGCCTTCTTTATGCACAAGGGCTCAAATGATGGGATTTTTTTATCCTAAAAAGACCTTGGTAGTGACAAAGACATTGAAGGTGAGGACAATTTATTTACTTTGAGTTAAATTTTTGGCATATTAGCAATAATCTCAGAGGATTGATGTTAATATACAGGTGAAAGCATTTATGGCCAATGGATGTCACTTGGATTTTAATCAAACCCCCTTTGATTCATTCTCCCCACAGACTTCTACACAAAAGTTAGTAAGGTCCGTTTTGTTTTTCTGATAATTCGAGAATTTGATTCCTATTTTTAGTTATTGTTGAAATAAGTTACATTCCTATTGTATAACATAGTATACTCATTGTACTCTACGTTTCACTTCACATCAGTATTTTGCAGAGCTCTGATCACGTCATATGCAGCTGGTTGTTTGTAGGTAACCCTCATCTCTACATTCCAATGCCTCATTGATTAATGTTTATGCTTACTCCATACAAAAccatttcaatgatttcaatTTACAGAACCAAATATTCACTCTTTCTTATTGATTGACATTATTACTTATGTTTTCCAATTACAACAGCTCAGCTGAAATTTCGGAGGACTTATCATTTGTTGCAAATGACGAATCAGACTTTGTACATAAACACCTACTGTTGTGAGGATATAATATATAATGTAACAATGTAATATAACAATGTTTCTAAATTTAGTAGTTACgatataatatataatttaaCAATGTAATATAACAATATTTCTAAATTCATTAGCATCGAATCAAACAATattcccgcagcatcgcgcgggctcTATAACTAGTATATACTAGGCATTAGCACACTTTTTGACTAATACTTGGTCATGCGGCAGTACCTTtggaattctagcattctagaAATATGCATACCTCAATTGGACCACCTAGCTACGTTAGCTAATCACATGTCCATATATTGCTCACTGCACATTTCCATGTACATATTTGGTAAGGCATTAGCTCTATGGGCCTTTGACATTTAGTATTGCCATGCCTTTACTTTTCGGCAAACTAAAGTCTGTTTCACAAACAAATTAGACCAATCAATATCGGCTACTATGCCAATCAAAGTATATTAATTTACCATTACTGTAAATTACATTGCACCATTAGCGTCTAGATGACATTGGTATCCGGTAAATACATTTTACAAGCACTTAACATTATTACAAAATTATCTTGTTAAGTAGGCAATCAAACATGATGCAAATTATGGAtattgattttacaaatccgcATACTAATCATCCATTTttgcaaggaaattcaactatttctatcaagcattcaagcgcaactacgagttgacggacattatcggaatactttatccgccaaacaatggaccgtcatgctcggccaactccgctagcctccaaatcggcataagataagtcactatattATCTCTTACGCTCATACAACTAGAGCTATTGCCATGCTTATGCCATGCTTTACGTCTCCATAACCCTTAAAGCATGCTTACATAGATGTTATtggcaactttactacaagtacatgctagacacatatgccatgctccTATTTAATCGCaacccaattaaataaacatgggacactcaaacaaaatattattacttgctctatgtgctTGTCATTTTTCATACAGGTACAGACTtcacgagtctatggtctacgaccaacggctaagcggtaaggcaacgcctcataatgacaatgaccgctacgcggcattgcagtcaagcttttctccttcGAGAAaacagcaagggactagttaacacagcccacggcagccattgatccggcagttaaccccgacgcttgggtatctaagattgggctcgctacccaacaccctctactccgcgcagctcccctcatcaaacaattttccgaccatccggaggtctatagccaggagtgggggactcctcgcagggcctggcaggggctgtcacgccccgaattttgaataataaattcaaatccgaaacatgaataattacaattacaaaatccaaatctcgaaacttcgagttcattattacaattcactctcacaagcaatattgtaaagctcaaatgagcataacacacctcacaacgtacaattgctgtaaaactctaacaattgctctaaccgcacgatcaccgtcctggttctcctgtcctgtaggattacccgctacacaatttgaatagtgtaccgggagttgcaacaacacaaaacccggtaagctttttacagccagtatgagtaaacaagaagaactgttgatttaataaaatacatttcctttaactcaagtatagaaatgtagaaacatcacaattacaatgatcaccacaaaaccacttcactttctcactctcatatatatataaatatatatatatatataaatattatacacttatgagtcactccccgttaccctcataaggtcactcaacatttggcagacagactagagctctaactgatcgtttccacctacccggcgcgagggcgtggttcacgatttaatgctattagtttccacctacccggtacaagggcgtggttcactaatagatgccatggtcacccccgtgacctattgatctccacagatcaatatatctcaacaaatcaacaatttattgtttctcaacaataaatttaatacctctcacaatattgttgcttttcaacaataaactcaacacaaccataacagtacataatatctcacaatttcaacaatacatattatttcacataaataatatatatatagatagacattcacacaggaatgcccattaat encodes the following:
- the LOC133733246 gene encoding uncharacterized protein LOC133733246, which encodes MQRSVCIILLPLFLCTLFGSISPSYCYSDLEDSVLSVSFAVLGLDRNFTVMAPKTMMRGAKRLLEQCDVENRQNQQKIQRICSGEGFVATRTRCNRVDQVKSRRWKTVSYPEIAEVSNSDNQNITAVANENPHMITEGQYSHPFGQASYQRSKQGSIVKYEDSGDNVHECDYCNASFWFGEAVKQSSSNEPLIYTKCCKRGQIKIEQPKPTPIFLERLLDPNNGSESKLFRENIRVYNSMFSFTSMGAKIDYKINSGSGPYVFKISGQVHHLMGSVLPSDGECPKYAQLYIYDTKNEISNRINAIDPDHVNQNIKPDIVEGLIKMFDETNELVKEFRMIRDKFENHSLPSLNMSILNRQATDSKQYEEPTSDEISGLIVGDIGEHNSNKDIQLELKEVLI
- the LOC133713049 gene encoding phosphoinositide phospholipase C 6-like isoform X1 — protein: MHGAQMVVSNVQGCDNSRWFMHGMFRANDEALPSLCTRAQMMGFFYPKKTLVVTKTLKVKAFMANGCHLDFNQTPFDSFSPQTSTQKLVSILQSSDHVICSWLFVAQLKFRRTYHLLQMTNQTLYINTYCCEDIIYNVTM
- the LOC133713049 gene encoding phosphoinositide phospholipase C 6-like isoform X2, translated to MHGAQMVVSNVQGCDNSRWFMHGMFRANDEALPSLCTRAQMMGFFYPKKTLVVTKTLKVKAFMANGCHLDFNQTPFDSFSPQTSTQNILQSSDHVICSWLFVAQLKFRRTYHLLQMTNQTLYINTYCCEDIIYNVTM